The following proteins are co-located in the Piscirickettsia litoralis genome:
- a CDS encoding AAA family ATPase: MNLLLLSGNLPYQEIHYQYDCQRIKLKKNGDLSDILWPSLSSQVIPREGENLNLKIARVGDTLYYPLYIELFPKNIRPFYDLFRRAALADLPWRVSFQIAGNGIKVTQSKNWLAQFLTFSSYHNKLIVESHKLLKYLDERGDDPIVKLKMILLTWAPVGQMNLLKQRSAKLAQLAQAWGGAEVKEFYGDPYAEVLSSAVAVRNKSAAVTSGAPLSEVVKMLPITRPASPWKKGALLFRTPDGKLWPYQPGSNHQVSWIDIIYARSGSGKSVLLNSLNLGLCLSPGLSQLPRIAIIDIGPSSKGFISLLKEGLAEDEKNMVLYHRLKLEDGHAINPFDTQLGARYPTKLHRSFLINVLSLLYVERAQDCVPDGMSGMLSLLVDELYRQFSDGEQPKPYIPHMDSYLEEKINQINIEIKPEMSWWELTDILFNKGYFDLALRSQKYAMPTLADTISVAHFHGIKDIYAKVSLAGSQEDFISAFCRTMSAIIRNFPTLTSPTQLNLEKARIIALDLEDVARSGSAAAEKQTAVMYMLSRHVMAQHYFLRHDDIHSFPKHYHSYHENRIREILEEPKRIVYDEFHRTANSPSVRDQVIQDMREGRKWKIQISLASQALNDFDKLMIDFATGVFILDSGSTQSIDETCRVFGLNETEKYALATRVHGPKSSGATFIAQFVTKQGVNTQLLTSTVSAVELWAFNTTTEDVYIRESLYKLIGPEEARKRLALKYPRGSATKEISTLVEESHDLTVTDACDIILNNLLNEVYNG; encoded by the coding sequence ATGAATTTACTTCTCCTAAGTGGGAACCTTCCTTACCAGGAGATACATTACCAATACGATTGTCAGAGGATAAAACTTAAAAAGAATGGTGACCTTTCAGATATTCTTTGGCCTTCACTGTCATCACAAGTCATTCCACGTGAAGGGGAAAATCTTAATTTAAAAATAGCACGTGTTGGTGATACGCTTTACTATCCACTTTATATTGAGTTATTTCCAAAAAATATTAGGCCCTTTTATGATTTATTTAGGCGAGCAGCATTAGCTGATTTACCTTGGCGTGTTTCCTTTCAGATTGCTGGTAATGGAATTAAAGTAACACAATCAAAAAACTGGTTAGCGCAGTTTTTAACTTTTAGTTCATATCATAATAAATTAATTGTCGAATCACATAAACTATTGAAATATCTTGATGAGCGTGGCGATGATCCTATTGTTAAATTAAAGATGATTTTATTAACTTGGGCACCTGTTGGGCAAATGAATTTATTAAAACAGCGTTCAGCCAAGCTTGCCCAGCTTGCTCAAGCTTGGGGAGGTGCCGAGGTTAAAGAGTTTTATGGTGATCCTTATGCCGAAGTTTTATCAAGTGCGGTTGCTGTACGTAATAAAAGTGCGGCGGTTACATCTGGGGCGCCATTATCAGAAGTGGTTAAAATGCTGCCTATCACACGACCTGCTTCCCCTTGGAAGAAAGGTGCATTATTGTTTAGAACACCTGATGGTAAACTTTGGCCTTATCAGCCAGGCTCTAATCATCAGGTGAGCTGGATTGATATTATTTATGCACGTTCAGGTTCTGGTAAGTCAGTGCTTCTAAATAGTTTAAATTTGGGACTCTGTTTATCTCCAGGGCTATCTCAATTGCCGCGTATTGCAATTATAGATATCGGTCCATCGAGTAAAGGGTTTATTTCTTTATTAAAAGAAGGGCTCGCTGAAGATGAGAAAAATATGGTTCTTTATCATCGATTAAAACTTGAAGATGGTCATGCGATTAATCCGTTTGATACTCAATTAGGCGCCCGTTATCCAACTAAATTGCATCGCTCATTTTTAATTAATGTGCTAAGTTTGCTTTATGTTGAACGTGCGCAAGATTGTGTGCCTGATGGAATGTCTGGCATGTTGAGCTTACTTGTTGACGAGTTATATCGCCAATTTAGTGATGGTGAGCAGCCTAAACCTTATATTCCTCATATGGACTCTTATTTAGAAGAAAAAATCAATCAGATTAATATTGAAATTAAGCCTGAAATGAGTTGGTGGGAGCTTACAGATATTCTTTTTAATAAAGGCTATTTTGATTTGGCATTGCGCTCTCAAAAATATGCAATGCCCACTTTAGCCGATACAATTTCAGTAGCTCATTTTCATGGTATTAAAGATATTTATGCAAAAGTTTCTTTGGCAGGGAGCCAGGAAGATTTTATTTCTGCATTTTGTCGAACGATGTCAGCGATTATTCGCAACTTTCCAACCTTGACGAGCCCAACTCAGCTGAATTTGGAAAAAGCACGGATTATTGCTTTAGATTTAGAGGATGTTGCACGTTCTGGAAGTGCGGCTGCTGAGAAGCAAACAGCAGTGATGTATATGTTGTCTCGTCATGTGATGGCACAACACTATTTTTTACGACATGATGATATTCACTCTTTTCCTAAGCATTATCACAGTTATCATGAAAATCGCATACGTGAGATTTTAGAAGAGCCTAAGCGAATCGTGTATGATGAATTTCATCGTACCGCTAACAGCCCTTCCGTGCGTGATCAAGTTATTCAAGATATGCGTGAAGGGCGTAAATGGAAAATTCAAATATCTCTTGCCTCTCAAGCATTGAATGATTTTGATAAGCTCATGATAGATTTTGCAACTGGAGTTTTTATTCTAGATTCTGGCTCCACACAAAGTATTGATGAAACTTGCAGGGTATTTGGACTTAATGAAACAGAAAAATATGCATTAGCAACACGAGTTCATGGCCCTAAAAGTTCAGGAGCCACATTTATTGCCCAGTTTGTAACGAAACAGGGAGTTAACACCCAATTATTAACAAGTACGGTAAGTGCCGTAGAGTTATGGGCATTTAACACAACAACCGAGGATGTCTATATTCGTGAGTCACTTTATAAGCTCATTGGTCCAGAAGAGGCAAGAAAGCGTTTAGCCTTAAAATATCCTCGTGGGAGTGCAACAAAAGAAATTAGCACTCTAGTTGAAGAAAGCCATGATTTAACAGTGACAGATGCATGCGATATTATTTTAAATAATTTATTAAATGAGGTATATAATGGTTAA
- a CDS encoding DotA/TraY family protein: MVSLVPGPVDDQSVYFLWQIFGNIIYWVSGSNASEQDPTVIHYVISAFNSGLLSLLLVIYAIVIFVGTLNTAHQGEFLGKNWSSMWMPLRAIFGPLCIVPVKYGFCLAQIVLLYAVLVGVQLANYVWNSLETDLDHTAIPAVPTSLLNSVKDDVGKAVLYRSVQKVAGSLGLNTADLPIASFAKNKYECNVDAANQFYNIDGAATFCAASQSTIPTTILPKLTSYASQLCQANQFDQFIQAMRWFYQIPYDKNGIEINNPGIAGISSGTLAQQCVNAVTSLLTSSSASTSKKYNYNFSVAGKNQTIILNSSLGDSNTFSQDSSTGSSEKNLC; the protein is encoded by the coding sequence ATGGTGTCATTAGTTCCAGGGCCTGTAGATGATCAATCTGTTTATTTTCTTTGGCAGATTTTTGGTAATATTATTTATTGGGTCTCAGGGTCCAATGCGTCAGAGCAAGACCCAACTGTAATTCATTATGTTATTTCAGCATTCAACTCAGGTTTGTTGTCATTATTATTAGTTATTTATGCTATTGTTATTTTTGTCGGAACCTTAAATACGGCACACCAAGGTGAGTTTCTAGGGAAAAATTGGTCGTCGATGTGGATGCCTTTACGTGCTATCTTTGGTCCTTTATGTATTGTTCCTGTTAAGTATGGTTTTTGCTTGGCGCAAATTGTTTTGTTATATGCTGTTCTTGTTGGTGTGCAACTTGCAAATTATGTGTGGAATAGTCTAGAAACCGATTTAGATCACACTGCTATTCCAGCAGTTCCTACCAGCCTATTAAATAGTGTAAAAGATGATGTAGGTAAAGCAGTGCTTTATCGGTCAGTGCAAAAGGTTGCTGGAAGTTTGGGGCTAAATACTGCAGATTTGCCTATAGCTTCATTTGCTAAAAATAAATATGAATGTAATGTGGATGCTGCTAACCAGTTTTATAATATAGATGGTGCTGCAACCTTTTGTGCGGCTTCACAATCAACTATTCCTACAACAATTTTGCCAAAATTGACTTCTTATGCGAGTCAGTTATGTCAGGCAAACCAATTTGATCAGTTCATTCAAGCTATGCGCTGGTTTTATCAGATTCCATATGATAAGAATGGCATTGAAATTAATAACCCGGGTATAGCAGGAATTTCAAGTGGAACACTTGCACAGCAATGTGTTAATGCTGTTACTTCATTATTGACAAGCTCTTCTGCTTCGACTTCGAAAAAATATAATTATAATTTTTCTGTTGCGGGTAAAAATCAAACAATTATTCTTAATTCTAGTCTAGGTGATAGTAATACTTTTAGTCAAGATAGTAGCACTGGCTCAAGCGAAAAAAATTTATGTTGA
- a CDS encoding DotA/TraY family protein: KENGVYQSTTTTAVPVYAVIDKIFSQLGGNGLSSDITGIMNEFYQLGMPSDNLFSKIMQAQQVGADTVQVVINSFTNIFESYQGQFSSIQNTAESMISKWSIGAGFAGLFGGIFGAGNVGTAVAIMGQTAVQLFMATQIGNLSMSLAWLPIALVVLGSLFTAAIGFVVMMPLIPYFLFWAGTIVWVLSILEGLVAAPLVALALVYPEGHEVLGHGSPAIKIALNIIFRPVLMVIGVITAMALTYVLITYSAQGFHLVAPLVLNNFSSSGMVRGIVACFLIFIYASFMMMAFSKCFSVIYLIPDKVFDWIGASSSHRAGAEEVQQLQGKAEGMASQSGQAMGSGVQQGIQSKQTETQSNVQAKSQDIQVAEKGGEAAGSEIRGL, encoded by the coding sequence AAAGAAAATGGAGTATATCAATCAACGACAACAACGGCGGTTCCTGTCTATGCAGTGATTGATAAAATATTTTCTCAGCTAGGCGGTAATGGCTTATCTTCAGATATTACTGGTATTATGAATGAATTTTATCAGTTAGGAATGCCTTCTGATAATTTATTTAGTAAAATTATGCAAGCCCAGCAAGTCGGTGCTGATACGGTACAAGTTGTTATTAATAGCTTCACAAATATTTTTGAAAGCTATCAAGGGCAATTTAGCAGTATCCAAAATACCGCTGAATCAATGATTTCTAAGTGGTCAATAGGCGCTGGATTTGCCGGTTTATTTGGAGGTATTTTCGGTGCAGGAAATGTTGGCACAGCAGTTGCAATTATGGGACAAACCGCGGTTCAACTTTTTATGGCAACACAGATTGGCAATCTATCAATGTCTTTAGCTTGGTTGCCTATTGCTTTGGTTGTATTAGGTTCTTTATTTACTGCAGCGATTGGTTTTGTTGTTATGATGCCTTTAATCCCTTATTTTTTATTTTGGGCAGGTACAATTGTTTGGGTGTTAAGTATACTTGAAGGGTTAGTTGCTGCTCCTCTCGTTGCACTGGCACTTGTTTATCCAGAGGGTCATGAAGTTTTGGGACATGGCTCACCTGCAATTAAAATTGCATTGAATATTATTTTTCGCCCCGTTTTAATGGTCATAGGCGTAATCACAGCAATGGCTCTCACTTATGTCTTAATCACTTATTCAGCTCAAGGTTTTCACCTGGTCGCTCCGTTAGTGCTAAATAACTTTTCATCATCAGGCATGGTGCGTGGAATTGTTGCTTGCTTTTTAATCTTTATTTATGCGTCATTTATGATGATGGCTTTTAGTAAATGCTTTTCTGTTATTTATTTAATCCCAGATAAAGTATTTGATTGGATTGGTGCGTCGTCTAGCCATCGAGCAGGTGCAGAAGAGGTACAGCAGCTCCAAGGGAAAGCCGAGGGGATGGCTAGTCAGTCTGGGCAAGCAATGGGGTCTGGCGTGCAGCAAGGAATTCAATCTAAACAAACAGAAACCCAATCAAATGTACAAGCAAAATCTCAAGATATTCAAGTGGCAGAGAAAGGTGGTGAAGCGGCAGGAAGTGAGATTCGAGGGCTATAA
- a CDS encoding DotI/IcmL/TraM family protein, with protein sequence MINSALEKVKYRNDFYRDNFRRASLVLLISILINMVLLVSFIISLKLQPEPKYFATTTNGQLIRLHSLLKPIQSDSAVISWLSDIIPHINELDFLNYRTEIQEKRKYFTKYGWEQYLKAFKPIIEKIK encoded by the coding sequence TTGATTAATTCAGCATTAGAGAAAGTAAAATATAGAAATGATTTTTATAGGGATAATTTTAGAAGGGCTTCTCTCGTCTTATTAATATCAATTCTAATTAATATGGTGCTATTGGTCTCCTTTATTATCTCATTGAAGTTGCAGCCAGAGCCAAAGTATTTTGCAACAACAACAAACGGTCAATTAATTCGTCTGCACTCATTATTAAAGCCTATACAGAGTGATTCGGCAGTGATTAGCTGGTTATCTGATATTATTCCACACATTAATGAGCTAGATTTTTTGAATTATCGGACAGAAATTCAAGAAAAAAGAAAATATTTTACGAAGTATGGTTGGGAACAATATTTAAAAGCGTTTAAACCTATTATAGAGAAAATTAAATAA
- a CDS encoding DotI/IcmL/TraM family protein: MVVQKGSVNGVYSWRLQVPMIITYQQGNSKDSQNIIWSVLVQRSNEYSNSLFGVSQIIQKDNGG, from the coding sequence ATTGTAGTACAAAAAGGAAGTGTAAATGGTGTGTATAGCTGGCGCTTACAAGTACCAATGATAATTACATATCAGCAAGGAAATTCGAAAGATAGCCAAAATATTATATGGTCTGTGCTTGTTCAACGTAGTAACGAATATTCTAATAGTCTTTTTGGAGTTTCTCAGATTATTCAAAAAGACAATGGAGGTTGA
- a CDS encoding phosphatase PAP2 family protein: MEVSLCLNDMSSFYFDKIRNYFIKNLSCLDKLSVIFSFVLILLSLVVYYINYKYTHYLSLENPPLITNFILICLALVLLSFSLGLFGAFPKIGLMFKLISIYLIGWVAIFCAYNIQFTPFKNIDSFLYQTDLSLGLNQNNIISWVYQHHYLHYFLTIVYNSLEGQALILPILACFIINRKDVEMFLLKFSILNLIGCVIYYFWPTASPASILEHKYLLSGQISLALQFKQIHQGVLPTVVGNGLISFPSFHVIWSTLFTFFV; the protein is encoded by the coding sequence ATGGAAGTGAGTTTATGTTTAAATGATATGTCTTCGTTTTACTTCGATAAAATTAGAAATTATTTTATCAAAAATCTATCTTGTTTAGATAAGCTTTCTGTGATTTTTTCATTTGTATTAATATTGCTATCACTTGTAGTTTACTATATTAATTATAAGTATACTCATTATCTAAGTTTAGAAAACCCGCCATTAATTACAAATTTTATTTTAATATGTTTGGCGCTTGTGTTATTATCATTTTCTTTGGGGTTGTTTGGAGCATTTCCTAAAATAGGCTTGATGTTTAAATTGATCAGCATATACCTTATTGGTTGGGTTGCGATATTTTGCGCTTATAATATTCAATTTACACCATTTAAAAATATAGATAGTTTCTTATATCAAACTGATTTATCTTTGGGGTTAAATCAAAATAATATAATTTCATGGGTCTATCAACATCATTATTTGCACTACTTTTTGACTATTGTATATAATTCACTGGAGGGTCAAGCATTGATACTTCCTATTTTAGCTTGCTTTATTATTAATAGAAAAGATGTTGAAATGTTTTTATTGAAATTTTCAATATTAAATTTAATTGGTTGTGTTATTTATTATTTTTGGCCTACAGCATCACCTGCGAGTATTCTTGAACATAAATATCTTTTAAGCGGACAAATTAGCTTGGCTCTTCAATTCAAACAAATTCACCAAGGAGTTTTACCTACAGTTGTTGGTAATGGCTTAATCAGTTTCCCCTCGTTTCATGTGATTTGGTCAACACTATTCACATTTTTTGTTTAA
- a CDS encoding phosphatase PAP2 family protein: MLINGTLWLSTFLLGWHYLLDVIAGLLFVLLVSSFLYLYESLKVR; the protein is encoded by the coding sequence TTGCTTATTAATGGTACTTTATGGTTATCAACATTTTTACTTGGCTGGCATTATTTATTGGACGTGATTGCTGGATTATTATTCGTATTGTTGGTTAGCAGCTTTTTATACTTATATGAGAGTTTAAAGGTCAGGTGA
- a CDS encoding glycosyl hydrolase family 17 protein: MINLGETGWPTAGSVYGANNTASVSQLQSTVDTVKKWLKSGAMRTRPQTVLFFSLYDETLCNDSFADEVSMGVNSNINYHWGLYTCLQQQDALGHPPLSGANPLQAKVDLSGLKTD, encoded by the coding sequence GTGATTAATTTGGGCGAAACAGGCTGGCCTACGGCAGGCAGTGTCTATGGAGCAAATAATACAGCAAGCGTGAGTCAGCTACAAAGTACAGTAGATACTGTGAAAAAGTGGTTGAAAAGTGGAGCGATGAGAACACGACCTCAAACTGTTTTATTTTTCAGCTTATACGATGAAACCTTATGTAATGATAGCTTTGCTGATGAGGTGAGTATGGGGGTGAATAGTAATATTAATTATCACTGGGGACTGTATACATGCCTGCAACAGCAAGATGCATTAGGGCACCCTCCTTTGAGTGGGGCAAATCCGCTGCAGGCTAAAGTCGATTTATCTGGATTAAAAACTGATTAA
- a CDS encoding enoyl-CoA hydratase-related protein, whose amino-acid sequence MYRAITSELRASEKNDNIKAVLFTGIGDSFTSGNDLKDFAKLKTAEDFKDIVSFLHTVSEYKKPMIAAVNGLAIGIGTTLLFHCDLAFATPNAHFQLPFIDLGLCPEGASSLLLTQTAGYKKATELLMTGRAFTAQEALEFNMINELFSKDSLLEKTLNHLNALTQKPTQALQVTKQLLKRPHAQAIAEAIEVECAYFIKQLQTQETQDIISNKITGSRK is encoded by the coding sequence ATGTATCGAGCGATCACATCTGAGCTTCGTGCTTCTGAAAAAAATGACAACATTAAAGCTGTTTTGTTTACAGGTATTGGCGACTCTTTTACCAGCGGCAACGACCTTAAAGATTTCGCCAAACTCAAAACCGCTGAGGACTTCAAAGATATCGTCAGTTTCTTACATACAGTCAGCGAATATAAAAAACCGATGATTGCCGCAGTAAACGGTTTAGCCATCGGCATCGGCACCACTCTATTGTTCCATTGCGATCTCGCTTTTGCAACACCGAATGCGCACTTTCAATTACCTTTTATTGATCTTGGCCTGTGTCCAGAAGGTGCATCGAGTTTATTACTCACCCAAACTGCCGGTTATAAAAAAGCCACGGAACTCCTTATGACGGGCAGAGCTTTTACCGCTCAAGAAGCGCTAGAGTTTAACATGATTAATGAGTTATTTTCTAAAGACAGTTTACTAGAAAAAACACTCAACCATCTCAATGCCCTCACTCAAAAACCAACACAAGCATTACAGGTCACCAAACAGCTTTTGAAACGTCCTCACGCACAAGCGATTGCTGAGGCAATTGAAGTTGAATGTGCTTATTTTATTAAGCAATTACAAACACAAGAAACTCAGGACATTATCAGTAATAAAATCACAGGCTCTCGCAAATAA
- a CDS encoding DMT family transporter — translation MLHCACCFSTYASKKRSQLSLFDYGRAIICGILGFGVYNIALNMGEVTTNAAISSFIISQVPLLTILCASYFLKEKLSGANKLGLLISFIGICLILSSQYSGAAFNYGLIDVIIATVAMSLYNILQKPLLKRMSPMEFTSVAMWSGTAMMLIFTPDLIHEVQHAPLWITLNVIYMGIFPAAIAYFLWSYALSKVPTCYAAFYFYCIPLVTTFMSITLLGETLSAIGFLGGLVALLGVVIAQHKKKQQVTTHTKIKLTKESNLTS, via the coding sequence TTGCTTCACTGTGCATGCTGTTTTTCTACTTACGCATCAAAAAAGCGCAGCCAACTGTCGCTATTCGACTATGGCCGTGCAATCATCTGCGGCATCTTAGGCTTTGGGGTCTATAATATTGCGCTTAATATGGGTGAAGTCACCACCAATGCCGCCATCTCCAGCTTCATCATTTCTCAAGTTCCATTACTGACTATCCTCTGCGCCAGCTATTTTTTAAAAGAAAAGCTCTCAGGGGCCAATAAACTAGGCTTACTCATCAGCTTTATCGGCATTTGTCTTATCTTATCGAGCCAGTACTCAGGCGCTGCATTTAACTATGGCCTCATCGATGTTATCATCGCAACGGTTGCAATGAGTTTATACAATATTTTGCAAAAGCCCCTATTAAAACGCATGTCACCGATGGAATTTACTAGCGTCGCTATGTGGTCAGGCACTGCAATGATGCTCATTTTCACCCCCGACTTAATCCACGAAGTTCAGCACGCGCCGCTTTGGATCACTTTAAATGTTATTTATATGGGAATTTTTCCTGCAGCAATTGCCTATTTTCTCTGGAGTTATGCCTTAAGCAAAGTGCCCACCTGTTACGCTGCTTTCTATTTTTATTGCATCCCTTTAGTCACAACCTTCATGAGCATCACTTTGCTTGGCGAAACACTTTCTGCTATTGGCTTTCTAGGTGGACTCGTTGCACTGCTCGGTGTTGTCATTGCTCAGCATAAGAAGAAACAGCAAGTAACAACACACACCAAAATAAAGCTAACCAAAGAATCCAATCTAACATCTTAA
- a CDS encoding aminotransferase-like domain-containing protein, with the protein MHKEKELRYEKIMRLLRQRIDSGQLKPGDRIPSLRKMSEGEGVSLATVIEAYQRLEAEGRLISQPQSGYYVAYPVKATHNLKAQKQLSLEAREVTVDSLHMTVAEVCADHNMAPFGAALVSPELLPGEKLARLMGRAMRMQPLDSQQYMHPRGYLPLRCEIAKRMQGQGVSGCHEEELVITAGCMEAIAMSLSAVTSPGDAVAVESPIFSGFLLLLESLHLKAIEVITDPQEGMDLNQLEMLFKESRVQACLLSANFQNPLGFKMSDANKQALVQLATRFDIPLIEDDIYAECGYGPAVPRSLKSFDESGIVLYCSSFSKVLIPGYRVGWAMPGRFLAEFARIKLSRTVTSNSPAQLAISQFILQGGYEQHLRRLRHTLARQVSQTRLAIEQHFPDDIALSAPEGGFLLWLKLPEQVDAKELFLQAHEKKISIVPGTLFSTTEAYRHCIRMSCGFPWSKKTGKWLD; encoded by the coding sequence ATGCATAAAGAGAAAGAACTGCGTTATGAGAAGATCATGCGTTTGTTGCGCCAACGCATTGATTCGGGTCAATTAAAGCCGGGTGATCGTATCCCTTCTTTGCGTAAGATGAGTGAGGGTGAAGGAGTGAGTTTGGCTACGGTCATTGAGGCTTATCAACGCTTGGAAGCTGAAGGCAGGCTAATTTCTCAGCCTCAGTCGGGCTATTATGTGGCTTATCCTGTCAAGGCGACACACAATTTAAAAGCTCAAAAGCAGTTATCACTTGAAGCGCGTGAGGTCACCGTAGACAGTTTGCATATGACGGTTGCAGAGGTGTGTGCGGATCATAATATGGCACCTTTTGGTGCAGCCTTAGTCAGCCCTGAATTATTGCCGGGAGAAAAGTTGGCGCGTTTGATGGGGCGTGCGATGCGTATGCAGCCTTTGGATAGTCAGCAATATATGCACCCCCGTGGTTATTTGCCTTTGCGTTGTGAGATTGCCAAACGTATGCAAGGCCAGGGTGTGAGTGGTTGCCATGAAGAAGAGCTGGTGATCACCGCAGGCTGTATGGAAGCGATTGCTATGAGTTTAAGCGCAGTCACTTCTCCTGGCGATGCAGTGGCCGTTGAGTCACCGATCTTTAGCGGTTTTTTGCTACTACTTGAGAGTTTGCATTTAAAAGCGATAGAAGTGATTACTGACCCACAAGAGGGTATGGACTTAAATCAATTGGAAATGTTGTTTAAAGAAAGCCGAGTGCAGGCATGTTTGCTTTCAGCTAATTTTCAAAACCCGTTGGGCTTTAAGATGAGCGATGCGAATAAGCAAGCATTGGTGCAATTAGCCACTCGCTTTGATATTCCATTGATTGAGGATGATATTTATGCTGAATGTGGCTATGGGCCGGCGGTGCCGCGGTCGTTAAAGTCATTTGATGAGAGTGGTATTGTTTTATATTGCAGTTCATTTTCTAAAGTGTTGATTCCAGGGTATCGTGTTGGCTGGGCGATGCCTGGGCGTTTTCTTGCAGAATTTGCTCGCATTAAGTTATCACGGACGGTGACGTCAAACTCTCCTGCACAATTGGCGATCAGTCAGTTTATTTTGCAGGGCGGTTATGAGCAACATTTGCGGCGATTACGTCATACCTTGGCACGTCAAGTGAGCCAAACGCGACTTGCTATTGAGCAGCACTTCCCGGATGATATTGCTTTGTCGGCGCCTGAAGGTGGCTTTTTATTGTGGCTGAAGTTGCCTGAACAGGTGGATGCGAAAGAATTATTTTTACAAGCGCACGAAAAAAAAATCAGTATTGTGCCGGGGACTTTATTTTCGACGACTGAAGCCTATCGTCATTGTATACGGATGAGTTGTGGATTTCCTTGGTCAAAAAAAACTGGAAAATGGCTTGACTAA
- the queC gene encoding 7-cyano-7-deazaguanine synthase QueC, whose product MTKKAVVLASGGLDSTTCIALAKSQGFEVYAMSFDYGQQHNAELDAVKRIVKKMAVKQHEIIKFSMDGIAQGSALTNSEIEVPDYQGDGEIPVTYVPARNTIFLSMALGWAEVLGAQDIFIGVSEVDYSGYPDCRPEYIEAFANMANLATKAGVEGNKLNIHAPLSHLSKAETIQLGLKLGVDYRLTVSCYRADHEGRACGQCDSCAYRKKGFIEAGVEDPTPYY is encoded by the coding sequence ATGACGAAAAAAGCCGTTGTTTTAGCCTCTGGGGGCTTGGATTCAACAACCTGTATTGCCTTAGCGAAGTCGCAAGGGTTTGAGGTTTATGCTATGAGCTTTGATTATGGTCAGCAGCATAATGCCGAATTAGATGCTGTAAAACGTATTGTAAAAAAAATGGCGGTGAAGCAGCATGAAATCATCAAATTTTCTATGGATGGTATCGCTCAAGGGTCAGCATTGACCAATAGTGAAATTGAAGTGCCGGATTATCAGGGAGATGGTGAAATCCCGGTGACTTATGTTCCTGCACGCAATACAATTTTCTTATCGATGGCGCTGGGTTGGGCTGAGGTCTTAGGTGCACAAGATATTTTTATTGGTGTCAGTGAAGTGGATTACTCAGGTTATCCAGACTGTCGTCCTGAATACATCGAAGCGTTTGCGAATATGGCTAACTTAGCAACGAAAGCAGGTGTTGAAGGCAATAAGTTAAATATTCATGCTCCCTTATCTCACCTTAGTAAAGCTGAAACTATACAATTGGGTTTAAAGCTAGGTGTCGATTATCGTTTAACGGTATCTTGCTACCGTGCAGATCATGAAGGGCGAGCGTGTGGGCAGTGTGATAGCTGTGCTTATCGTAAGAAAGGCTTTATTGAGGCCGGTGTTGAAGACCCAACACCATATTATTAA
- a CDS encoding superoxide dismutase, translating to MSFELPALPYEMNALEPHMSQETLEFHYGKHHNTYVVNLNKLVEGTEFANASLEEIINKSSGGIFNNAAQIWNHTFFWNCLGPKGGSEPSGELLAAINAKFGSFESFKEEFTKTAVTTFGSGWGWLVKNQAGELELVSTSNAGNPMTEGKTPLMTCDVWEHAYYIDYRNARPKFLDAFWALVNWDFVAENFSKA from the coding sequence ATGTCTTTTGAATTGCCTGCACTGCCTTATGAAATGAATGCACTTGAGCCGCACATGTCTCAAGAAACTCTAGAGTTTCACTATGGCAAGCACCATAACACTTATGTTGTTAACTTGAATAAGCTTGTTGAAGGTACAGAGTTTGCCAATGCTAGCCTAGAAGAAATTATTAATAAGTCTTCAGGGGGTATATTTAATAATGCAGCACAAATCTGGAATCATACATTTTTCTGGAACTGCCTAGGCCCGAAAGGTGGCAGTGAGCCGAGTGGTGAATTGCTTGCTGCAATCAATGCAAAATTTGGTTCTTTCGAATCTTTTAAAGAAGAGTTTACGAAAACTGCGGTAACGACATTTGGTTCGGGCTGGGGTTGGCTCGTGAAAAATCAAGCCGGTGAGCTTGAGCTTGTTAGTACATCGAATGCGGGCAATCCAATGACCGAAGGCAAAACACCTTTAATGACTTGTGATGTGTGGGAGCACGCTTATTACATCGATTACCGCAATGCGCGTCCTAAGTTCTTAGATGCATTCTGGGCGCTTGTTAATTGGGATTTTGTTGCAGAAAACTTCAGCAAAGCCTAA